One segment of Thermoanaerobacter kivui DNA contains the following:
- a CDS encoding DUF3189 family protein: MKVIYYSYYGCYFSPICAYIHLNDKHKIEKEEFFKIPYLLEIDYGEIRFMGADDNQNEVFVIGMKGFSENIKRTLYGLMEIFKIEDDVIFIDTSHYDLKFFKLLMTLRKNPSLRKIVDNFLYSYYLLRYNDVRGFVERYKKIL; this comes from the coding sequence ATGAAAGTGATATACTACAGTTATTACGGTTGCTATTTTTCCCCTATTTGCGCCTATATCCACTTAAACGACAAACATAAAATTGAAAAAGAGGAATTTTTTAAAATACCTTATTTGTTAGAGATTGATTACGGCGAGATAAGATTTATGGGTGCTGATGACAATCAAAATGAAGTTTTTGTAATAGGAATGAAAGGTTTCAGTGAAAACATTAAAAGGACATTGTATGGTCTAATGGAAATTTTCAAGATAGAAGATGATGTAATTTTTATAGATACATCTCATTATGACTTAAAATTTTTTAAATTGCTCATGACATTGAGAAAAAATCCAAGTTTAAGAAAAATAGTAGACAATTTTTTGTATAGTTATTATTTGTTAAGGTATAATGACGTGAGGGGTTTTGTAGAACGCTATAAAAAAATACTATGA
- a CDS encoding YIEGIA family protein yields MSINHSLYINIVVCGIVLGTIARLIYLRVDYRQYPTYPQGYMTHLTLGLISAALGAFSVPALIEKQYTAVTFLALAAQQFKGVREIERASLEKMEATELVPRGAAYIENIAKIFEARNYIAMAVAAFTSLVVYLSKSVIIGVIIGGIAIYLSRYVMKTAYIRDIAEVIPSKIVFKGPLLCVEDVVLADIGLKEGREIIEKFGMAVVIRPKGLDSLISINNLGIRQAILHEAANQLGLKMNIDTPELAPLTMNNNKNGDVIVVMVAMNPDIDAFVEIIKNVPAIETVRKYPSKSRAARKTIG; encoded by the coding sequence ATGAGCATAAATCATTCATTGTATATAAATATTGTAGTTTGCGGAATTGTTTTGGGGACAATTGCTCGCCTTATTTATCTGCGGGTAGATTACAGACAATACCCCACTTATCCGCAAGGGTATATGACTCACCTTACGCTGGGATTGATTTCTGCTGCCTTAGGAGCTTTTTCAGTACCCGCTTTAATTGAAAAGCAGTATACAGCTGTCACTTTTTTGGCTTTGGCAGCACAGCAATTTAAAGGAGTGAGAGAAATAGAAAGGGCCAGCCTTGAAAAAATGGAAGCAACTGAGCTGGTTCCAAGAGGTGCTGCTTATATAGAGAACATAGCAAAAATTTTTGAAGCGAGAAATTACATCGCTATGGCTGTTGCTGCTTTTACTTCTTTGGTTGTTTACCTTTCCAAAAGCGTAATCATAGGGGTGATTATAGGAGGTATAGCTATTTATTTGTCCCGCTATGTGATGAAGACGGCATATATAAGAGATATAGCTGAGGTTATACCTTCTAAAATTGTTTTTAAAGGACCTCTTTTATGTGTAGAAGATGTTGTGCTTGCAGATATTGGCTTAAAAGAAGGAAGAGAAATTATAGAAAAATTTGGGATGGCGGTGGTAATAAGACCTAAGGGACTGGACAGCTTGATTTCTATAAATAATTTGGGGATAAGGCAGGCTATTCTCCATGAAGCTGCCAACCAATTAGGGCTTAAAATGAACATTGACACACCTGAATTGGCACCTCTTACAATGAATAACAACAAAAATGGAGATGTCATAGTCGTGATGGTAGCTATGAATCCTGATATAGATGCTTTTGTGGAGATTATAAAAAACGTACCTGCCATTGAAACAGTAAGAAAATATCCTTCTAAATCCAGAGCAGCGAGAAAAACTATTGGCTGA
- a CDS encoding DUF3189 family protein encodes MVIVYMCYGSAHSSVVAASIHVGLLPTDRVPTYEEIISLPHYDKTSNNEIGTLFYMGKDEFGNEVYIVGARNGRKIVTKAIYSFLSLYGISKKDILVVDALPTIGLTTKIGGITSRRLGIIFLGRPITVYGILKKYNNFVKLVTDVKTKFQIRS; translated from the coding sequence GTGGTTATAGTGTACATGTGTTACGGTAGTGCTCATTCATCTGTTGTTGCTGCTTCTATACACGTGGGATTGCTTCCTACTGACAGAGTGCCTACTTATGAAGAGATAATATCTCTTCCTCATTATGATAAAACTTCCAACAATGAAATTGGCACTCTTTTTTATATGGGGAAAGATGAATTTGGGAATGAAGTGTATATTGTAGGAGCAAGAAATGGCAGAAAAATAGTGACAAAAGCCATTTACAGTTTTTTGTCTTTATATGGAATTTCAAAAAAGGACATATTGGTGGTAGATGCACTTCCTACCATAGGACTTACTACAAAGATTGGAGGTATTACGTCAAGGCGCTTAGGAATTATCTTTTTAGGTAGACCTATAACAGTCTATGGCATATTGAAAAAATATAACAATTTCGTAAAATTAGTAACTGATGTTAAAACAAAGTTTCAAATAAGGTCTTGA
- a CDS encoding capping complex subunit for YIEGIA: protein MEIHLTGYIIAIVALKNAKDNVSSGTAPIIYVENEEEQQRISMYLSRIFKAAAHDLENGVFILVKQY, encoded by the coding sequence ATGGAAATACATTTAACAGGATATATAATAGCTATAGTGGCATTGAAAAACGCCAAAGATAATGTTTCAAGTGGTACTGCTCCTATTATTTATGTAGAAAACGAAGAAGAACAACAGAGAATTTCTATGTATTTAAGCAGAATCTTTAAAGCAGCTGCCCATGACCTTGAAAATGGGGTCTTTATTTTAGTCAAACAATATTAG